The Pseudomonas putida nucleotide sequence CAGAAAATGGACAAGGTTGTAGCGGATTTCCTGCGGGAGAGAAAAGATGATCTACCGTCTCTTTACGATTGGACGTTTGATCACGTTCTGGCGAGCTCTGAGTTTGATATTCCTTTCTCAGGCGAAACCTCTTTCGATCGCACCCTTGAGCTGAAAACAGGCCTTCGAGAGCTAGTCAGCTCGACCAGTTGTGAGGCTGAGCATGGACGAGTTGCTACCTATTTCATCAAGGTATGGGGTGGGATTACGCGCTTCTCAAAAGTTAGCGAGACGCTGGAGCTCTTCTCATCTTACAAGGGCTCCACAGCAGTGCCGGCGGGTTTCAAGCCCTCCTTCAAGCTCATCAGCAGTTGGTCAAAATGGGCGTCAATTGTATGCCCAGATTGGGCATGTATCTATGATGCTCGCGTCGCGTACTCTCTGAATGCCATCAATTACCTCACAGGTGCCAAGCACCCTATTTTCCCGATGCCTGACGGTCGTAATACGCGGCTGAAGATGCTGGACATCGCCACTCTGCTGCTGGGTGAACGGCTGCTCCCAGGCGAGAGCAGTGATCCGAAAAACATGAGGAAAAAGCATTTTGTGTCGGAGCAAGATGCTTATCCTCAGTACCTGTCCATCGTACGCAAGGTGAGCAATGATCTGTGGGGAGATGAAAAGCATATTCATGAGGTAGAGATGCTGCTCTTCGCACTAGCTGATGGTGAGATCTACCAAGAAGTGTTCAATCGCCTCGCAAAGTCTTAGGGTGACTCCCCTTGCCTGCGTCTTTTTCTCTACTCTGCAAATTCTGCATCAAGCGCACAGCCATCCACAGGTCGTAAACGCATGAGCGCTCTGAATCATTTGATAAAGCAAATCTACGAGCAGGCCAAAAGTGGGAAATGGGACAGTGTCATTTCGGAATGGATGGAGGAACCCATGCTCGCCCGGCTTTGCAGCCGCTATCAGGCCCCATCGTCAGGATGGACATTCTTGCACCAAGCCGCTTACTTCGGACACGAACCTGCGTGCAGGGAGCTCATTCGCCTAGGTGGTTCGGCTGCCAAGCTCACCGCCAATGGCAAGTCCGCAGTTGAGGTCTCTCGAGAGCATGGATTCAACGAACTCGCCGCTTTGCTGAAGGGTTCAATCCTAGATGACCGCTCCTTGTGGTCAACTCCTTCCAACCTCGACCTGCTGCCCAGCAGCAATCTCTTCCAGGAAGCGAGCGAGCGCCGGGCAAATACTTTGATGCTTATCGGCTATGCGGGAGGAGTCGTCCAGATTCCCAGCGAAGCTAGGTACTACGCAGATTCATTCGAACGCCCGCTTATTGGATGGCATGGTACGTTCGATCCTCCCTGCGGCATGGACGGTGAATCCATGCTACGAGCGTAACGACTTTCCAGCCAAGCCTCGACTTTATCCCGATCATCCTCGGCGCTGCCGGCGCCAGCCGCGACGGCCTCGATAAAGCTTCGCAGCCGAGTCGCTTTCTCCCACTTCTCCATGTTCTCCACCAGCCGCAGCTGCAACCCCCGCTGGTGCTCCGCGGCCATGATTGCCTGGCGCCGGATCCTTTCCTCCTCCTCGCGCTGGCGGTGCCACTCCTCCATGTGCGCCCGGTAAGTTCTCATGCGGCCAATAAGCTTGGTAAGACCTGCGCAGAACAGGTGGAGCCTGTCCTCAAGCTGGCCGGTTTTTCCGTCCGTCCACGTCGTCTGTGAGCCTACATCCGGCTTTTCTTGGGCTATCAGGGTCAGTTCGCCGGTGGAGCTATACACGTAAACTTCGCGGGGCCCCAGCCAGAGCACCGGCTCCCGCGTTGGTCGACGCTTGGGTTTGGGCTCAGGGGGTGGAGGCGGCTTCACCACTTTAGTCACACGCTCTCGCAGCGTAACGTAGACAGTTTCCCCATCGAACATGACCGTGGTGCGATTGTGGTCATCCACCGTCCAGCTACATCCTTTCCTTTGGGTGTCTTTGATCAGGGTGTCCAGTAGTAATGCGGCGCGATCGACCATGTCGCGTGAAATTCGGGTGTACAGCACACGCACGCGACGCAGCTCCACCCGTCCTTCCACATCCTTGGCATCTTTCACCGCCTGCAGCCATCTACTAACCAGCGGGTGCGGATCAGTCAGCTTTGCCGGTATTGCTAGCTTCTCAGGCTTCGGGGCGCCAGGCGCTTTGGGCGGTGCCGGCGGAACAAGCGACTTGTCCAGTACTCGAAACGTGATCGATTCGGCGGAGTCCGGCGGGGGCGGCGTCTTAGGGCGCTTCTTTTCGGGCTTTGCCCAATGCCCACTTCGCGTAACCGTCCGAATTACACCGCCTTGCCTCTCAGACCCTGATTTCCTTTAACCACTCATTCGCTTGTTCCCAGTCAAAAGCCGTTGGGTCAAAGGTTTCCCCATACCATTCCATCATGGCTTCATGCTCCGGGTGGTCGGGGTCTGCCATCGCCTCAAGAAACTCGGCATAGCCCGGCTCGCCACCCACGTCCTCTGGAGGGCAGGCATTAGCGCCGTCGACGCAATACGGCACCTGCGGACAGGCAATGGCAGGCAGCACTTTTTCGACTTTGATCCGGTGATCCCAGCTGTCGCCAAAGTCATACACATAGCGAAACGTCTTCTTCCCGCACAAGGCTTTGATCAGGGTCTTGCGGGCTTCTGGCTTGACCGGCGGGCCCCATCCGTCGGGGTCAGGTATGCCATAGTTTTCACCGGCAATTTCAAACTCATGCAGATGCCCACCTTCCCAGCCCATTACGATCTGGATCACGGAGTGCAATCTGCTCAGGGTGATATTTTCCGGTACCGCCACGCGACGCCAAATCGTGGGTTCTATGTATTTCAACTCAATGCGCAGCAACAACAGATCTGCTTCAGGTTTTGGCAAACGAACAGGGTTGACCATAGATTAAGCCGCTTCGCAGTGTTCAATGGGGGTGAGAGAAACGTTCCAGGGCAGCAGTTCATCGACCCGATTAATCGGATGCTCGGCGATGCGCTCCAGCAGGTATGTCAAATAGGATTGTGGATTCAGACCATTGAGCTTGGCCGAACCCACCAGGCTGTAGATCGCCGCCGCTCGCTCTCCACCGGTATCGGAACCGGCAAACAGGTAATTTTTGCGACCCAACGCGACGGCGCGCAGCGCGCGTTCGGCGGCGTTGTTGTCGATTCCGATCCGGCCA carries:
- a CDS encoding plasmid pRiA4b ORF-3 family protein, which encodes MVNPVRLPKPEADLLLLRIELKYIEPTIWRRVAVPENITLSRLHSVIQIVMGWEGGHLHEFEIAGENYGIPDPDGWGPPVKPEARKTLIKALCGKKTFRYVYDFGDSWDHRIKVEKVLPAIACPQVPYCVDGANACPPEDVGGEPGYAEFLEAMADPDHPEHEAMMEWYGETFDPTAFDWEQANEWLKEIRV